A region from the Pirellulaceae bacterium genome encodes:
- the rpsM gene encoding 30S ribosomal protein S13 — translation MPRILGVDIPNDRAISVSLTYLYGVGPKTARELCHKAGIGPNKPAREIAEDELGRLAALLERDYVVEGPLRRQLAQNVSRLRDIGCYRGIRHRRGLPVRGQRTRTNARTRKGPKKTVAGKKGVKDLR, via the coding sequence ATGCCTCGTATCCTTGGTGTTGACATTCCTAACGACCGCGCTATCTCGGTATCGCTGACCTATTTGTACGGGGTTGGGCCGAAGACAGCTCGAGAACTTTGCCACAAGGCAGGGATCGGACCCAATAAGCCGGCTCGCGAAATCGCGGAAGATGAGCTGGGGCGGCTTGCTGCATTGCTGGAACGAGACTACGTAGTAGAAGGCCCACTGCGTCGTCAGTTAGCTCAAAACGTTTCGCGTCTGCGTGACATCGGTTGCTACCGAGGCATACGCCACCGACGCGGACTCCCCGTTCGTGGACAGCGAACTCGCACAAATGCTCGGACGCGCAAGGGCCCGAAAAAGACAGTCGCCGGCAAGAAGGGCGTGAAGGATCTTCGATAG
- the rplR gene encoding 50S ribosomal protein L18: protein MNHRKSVGQQRVRRRFRVRKKLRGNQERPRLTVSRTLKHIYCQVINDFDGKTIASASTLDKDLRGEIKNGGNQEAAKLIGKAIAERALAAGVKAVCLDRGSCKYLGRVAALTDAVREAGVSV from the coding sequence GTGAACCATCGAAAGTCCGTTGGACAACAGCGAGTTCGCCGACGCTTTCGCGTCCGTAAAAAGCTGCGTGGCAATCAAGAACGGCCGCGCTTAACGGTGAGCCGAACGCTGAAGCACATTTATTGTCAAGTTATCAACGACTTTGACGGAAAAACCATCGCCTCAGCCAGTACGCTGGATAAGGATTTGCGGGGCGAAATCAAGAATGGTGGAAACCAAGAAGCGGCCAAACTGATCGGCAAGGCAATTGCCGAGCGAGCACTCGCAGCAGGTGTGAAAGCTGTTTGCCTCGATCGAGGCAGTTGCAAGTACTTGGGTCGTGTTGCCGCATTGACCGACGCCGTGCGTGAAGCAGGCGTTTCGGTATAA
- a CDS encoding dockerin type I domain-containing protein, translated as MIGNSVKPSLWIAAICVYFLLNQVSHADTLVYGFDDGTLGDWQLIGVDGEALPQESVTWIPSNETIEFKFPFNGFNLLPATSADYRIIPTPWEKRECLMGVVCHTHILRSPEFLLDSSGDLSIDMMGGCGNSKDSCVFDVDDPPGSPDELPILQTYSNTDLQGYALLDVETNQYVLHAFPSFYNDGIHRPGNPFDAETRDEWETVSISQADLASYANNDKAYRIDIYDSYRGPNSWIGFDTVTIPGHPVEGGGSIPGDVNSDGAVNDVDMDELSAAFKAGDSETRFDVNNDGAVNSNDRVFWIESINNSYFGDANLDGEFNSSDLVTVFSAGKYESGEMAGWAEGDWDGDMTFGSGDLVIAFRSGGYEQGPRAAVAAVPEPSSVVLLLIGLVALLRRR; from the coding sequence ATGATCGGCAACTCAGTTAAGCCATCGCTTTGGATCGCGGCAATTTGCGTTTACTTTCTTCTTAATCAAGTTTCCCACGCTGATACACTCGTCTATGGATTCGACGATGGAACCTTGGGAGATTGGCAATTGATAGGCGTGGATGGCGAAGCACTTCCGCAAGAGAGCGTGACCTGGATTCCGTCAAACGAGACAATCGAATTTAAGTTTCCGTTCAACGGATTCAATCTCTTGCCAGCAACTTCGGCTGATTACCGAATCATTCCTACCCCTTGGGAGAAGCGTGAATGTCTGATGGGCGTCGTCTGCCACACACACATTTTACGATCTCCTGAATTCTTGCTAGACAGCTCGGGCGATCTTTCGATTGACATGATGGGCGGTTGTGGGAACAGCAAAGATTCTTGCGTTTTCGACGTCGACGATCCACCCGGATCACCGGATGAATTGCCGATCCTCCAAACCTACTCAAATACCGATTTACAGGGCTATGCCCTGCTCGATGTCGAGACGAACCAATACGTTCTTCACGCATTTCCAAGTTTTTATAACGATGGCATACATCGCCCAGGAAATCCGTTCGACGCCGAAACGCGTGACGAATGGGAAACGGTTTCAATTTCGCAAGCAGACCTTGCATCGTACGCAAACAACGACAAGGCATATCGCATCGACATCTATGATTCGTACCGTGGTCCTAATAGCTGGATTGGCTTTGACACGGTCACAATCCCTGGTCATCCAGTGGAGGGTGGCGGCAGTATCCCGGGCGACGTGAACAGTGACGGCGCCGTCAATGACGTGGACATGGACGAGCTCAGCGCGGCATTCAAAGCAGGCGACTCGGAAACCCGCTTCGACGTCAACAACGACGGAGCAGTCAACAGTAATGATCGCGTTTTTTGGATCGAATCGATCAACAATAGCTACTTTGGCGATGCCAATCTTGACGGCGAGTTCAACAGCAGCGACCTCGTTACAGTATTCAGTGCCGGCAAATATGAGAGCGGTGAAATGGCTGGTTGGGCAGAAGGCGACTGGGATGGCGACATGACGTTCGGCAGCGGCGATCTGGTCATCGCATTCCGATCGGGCGGATACGAACAAGGCCCTCGTGCTGCTGTAGCTGCCGTTCCAGAACCCTCGAGCGTTGTCCTGCTCTTGATCGGCTTAGTCGCACTCCTGCGACGACGCTAA
- the map gene encoding type I methionyl aminopeptidase encodes MLNLRSNREIKQMRQAGLVVWQAHQAVAERVVNGATTAELDAAVEAVFARVNAIPLFKGVPGTTPFPAATCTSVNEEIVHGIPGDRILVSGDIVSVDTGCKVNGWCGDSAQTYPVGQIDPTSQQLLEVTSGVLDLAIELLTKEPTWSRIARQMQDYVESAGLSVVKEFVGHGIGRELHEPPQVPNFWNKDTSKSEDFRLTTGLVLAIEPMVNLGSGKSHCLADHWTQATLDGQRSAHFEHTVALTSDGPLRLTGPPVAGEELPA; translated from the coding sequence ATGCTGAACCTCAGATCCAACCGTGAAATCAAGCAGATGCGGCAAGCCGGTTTAGTTGTCTGGCAAGCACATCAAGCCGTCGCAGAGCGAGTCGTCAACGGCGCGACCACCGCTGAATTGGACGCCGCCGTCGAAGCAGTCTTCGCACGGGTGAACGCCATTCCATTATTCAAGGGCGTTCCCGGAACAACGCCCTTTCCAGCGGCCACCTGCACCTCGGTCAACGAAGAAATCGTGCACGGAATCCCCGGAGATCGCATCCTCGTGTCGGGCGATATCGTGAGCGTTGACACGGGCTGCAAGGTCAATGGATGGTGTGGTGATTCGGCTCAGACTTACCCGGTCGGTCAAATCGACCCGACCAGCCAGCAGTTGCTGGAAGTCACCTCGGGCGTGCTGGACTTGGCCATCGAACTGTTGACCAAGGAACCCACCTGGAGCCGGATTGCCCGACAAATGCAAGACTATGTGGAATCAGCCGGCCTTTCAGTGGTCAAAGAGTTCGTGGGCCATGGAATCGGTCGAGAGCTGCACGAACCGCCTCAAGTGCCCAACTTTTGGAACAAAGACACCTCAAAAAGCGAGGACTTTCGGCTGACCACCGGCTTAGTCTTAGCTATTGAACCGATGGTCAATCTGGGCAGTGGAAAGAGCCACTGCTTGGCCGACCACTGGACGCAAGCGACCCTGGACGGCCAGCGGAGCGCCCACTTTGAGCACACAGTGGCGCTGACCTCGGATGGCCCCTTGCGACTCACCGGACCCCCCGTAGCCGGAGAAGAGCTTCCAGCCTAA
- the rplF gene encoding 50S ribosomal protein L6, giving the protein MSRIGKKPVVIPSNVKVAVNGQNVAVEGPKGKLERDFRPEVNIKLDDDSKQIVVSVDSSEREVRAFHGLTRSLLQNMVVGVLEGYEKKLEVVGVGYLAAIEGDVLTLRVGYANEIKKKIPGSLNVTCPDQNHIVVQGCDKQLVGQFAAEVRAARKPEPYKGKGVRYDGEQVKIKPGKAAT; this is encoded by the coding sequence ATGTCCCGAATCGGTAAAAAACCCGTCGTCATACCGAGCAACGTGAAAGTTGCCGTGAATGGTCAAAATGTTGCCGTTGAGGGCCCGAAGGGCAAGCTTGAACGTGACTTTCGACCTGAGGTAAACATTAAACTCGACGATGACAGCAAGCAAATAGTCGTCAGCGTTGACTCCTCCGAACGTGAAGTTCGTGCCTTCCACGGACTGACGCGATCCCTGTTGCAAAACATGGTGGTCGGCGTACTCGAGGGCTACGAAAAGAAACTCGAAGTCGTCGGCGTTGGCTACTTGGCGGCAATCGAGGGAGACGTGCTCACCCTCCGGGTTGGTTACGCGAATGAAATCAAAAAGAAGATCCCCGGCAGCCTGAATGTCACCTGCCCCGATCAAAATCACATCGTCGTCCAGGGTTGTGATAAGCAATTGGTTGGACAATTTGCTGCCGAAGTACGTGCCGCACGTAAACCAGAACCTTACAAAGGCAAGGGCGTGCGTTACGACGGTGAACAAGTCAAGATTAAACCGGGTAAAGCGGCGACCTAA
- the rpsE gene encoding 30S ribosomal protein S5, giving the protein MASSGGRKPKRQDEDKTRGAYEERVVKIKRCAAVVKGGRRFSFAAMVVVGDKEGRVGWGYGKANEVPPSVEKAVKQATRNMTKVPIEEGTIPHKIQGRCGAAKVLLVPAGPGTGVIAGDAVRAVCEAAGIHDILTKSMGSNNSVLLVKATLNALQELRTKQEVEVLRGVSLT; this is encoded by the coding sequence GTGGCATCCAGCGGTGGCCGAAAGCCGAAAAGACAAGACGAAGATAAGACACGGGGCGCCTACGAAGAGCGCGTCGTGAAGATCAAAAGATGTGCGGCGGTTGTCAAAGGTGGTCGACGCTTTAGCTTCGCAGCCATGGTCGTCGTCGGCGATAAGGAAGGCCGAGTTGGCTGGGGCTACGGAAAAGCTAACGAAGTTCCGCCTAGCGTGGAAAAAGCCGTGAAACAGGCAACCCGCAATATGACCAAAGTCCCGATCGAAGAGGGAACAATTCCCCATAAGATCCAAGGACGTTGTGGGGCTGCAAAAGTACTACTAGTTCCCGCCGGTCCAGGTACGGGAGTTATTGCTGGCGATGCTGTGCGAGCCGTTTGCGAAGCAGCTGGTATCCATGACATTTTGACGAAGAGCATGGGGTCCAACAACTCAGTCTTGTTGGTGAAAGCCACCCTGAATGCCTTGCAAGAACTCAGGACGAAACAAGAAGTCGAAGTCCTGCGCGGAGTTTCGTTGACATGA
- the rpmJ gene encoding 50S ribosomal protein L36: MKVRASVKRICENCKVVRRRGRVYVICNNPRHKQRQG, translated from the coding sequence ATGAAAGTTCGTGCCAGCGTAAAACGGATCTGCGAAAACTGCAAAGTCGTGCGGCGTCGCGGACGCGTGTACGTGATTTGCAACAATCCGCGCCATAAGCAGCGTCAAGGCTAG
- a CDS encoding putative metallopeptidase, translating into MDARGINFTSQIRVVIDDMIARLPELQHIDLNRVAIAFAQARNRSRYGTHATLTPMRFLDGSLTMQQGRRTYTVQRIYDDRGAELLYILTLYLPRFMDVDFHEKLVTLLHELWHINPEFNGDIRRHAGRCYAHTHSQKEYDARMEILANRWLATQPRDELLNFLKLNFSELSKAYGSVFGTRLPTPKLIAVA; encoded by the coding sequence ATGGATGCTCGCGGAATCAACTTCACGTCACAAATTCGTGTCGTTATCGACGACATGATTGCTCGCTTACCTGAACTTCAACACATCGATCTCAATCGAGTCGCAATCGCGTTCGCACAGGCGAGGAATCGCTCCCGCTATGGAACTCATGCGACCCTAACTCCCATGCGATTTCTCGATGGATCGCTCACCATGCAACAAGGCCGTCGCACCTATACCGTGCAACGAATCTACGATGATCGTGGTGCCGAACTGCTTTACATTCTGACGTTGTACCTGCCTCGCTTCATGGACGTTGACTTTCATGAAAAACTGGTAACTCTGCTACACGAACTCTGGCACATTAACCCCGAATTCAATGGCGATATTCGCCGCCATGCGGGTCGCTGTTATGCCCACACGCACTCCCAAAAAGAGTACGACGCTCGCATGGAAATACTCGCCAATCGCTGGCTCGCGACACAACCGCGCGACGAATTGCTGAACTTTTTAAAACTTAACTTTTCCGAGCTCAGCAAGGCTTACGGAAGCGTGTTCGGCACGCGCCTTCCAACCCCAAAATTGATTGCCGTCGCCTAG
- a CDS encoding L17 family ribosomal protein: protein MRHRRKGRRLGRSSSHRKAMMKNLASSLFLTERDAELDDNAPKVKGRVITTVEKAKEVRPLVERCITIARRSLQHTEAAQAFATDADRGTEQWRAWRGSEQWRKWNEAIAPVVAARRRAIQLLGDKQAVGILFDDIAPRFSDRDGGYTRILKIAQPRLGDAGKQAILEFVGVNDRVAQVSQKPAFEDGSNDEAASESTESAQATSEEAADEKAKDE from the coding sequence ATGCGTCACCGAAGAAAAGGTCGTCGACTGGGAAGATCCTCGAGCCATCGGAAGGCGATGATGAAGAATCTGGCCAGCAGCCTGTTCCTAACAGAGCGAGATGCTGAGTTAGATGACAATGCCCCGAAGGTAAAAGGGCGAGTGATCACCACGGTCGAAAAGGCCAAGGAAGTTCGACCGCTGGTCGAACGGTGCATTACGATTGCTCGTCGCTCCTTGCAGCACACCGAAGCTGCCCAGGCGTTCGCGACCGATGCGGATCGCGGCACAGAACAGTGGAGAGCTTGGCGAGGCAGTGAACAGTGGCGCAAATGGAACGAGGCAATTGCCCCTGTGGTTGCCGCACGCCGACGTGCCATCCAATTGCTGGGAGACAAACAGGCAGTGGGCATCCTGTTCGATGACATTGCACCTCGTTTTTCCGACCGCGATGGCGGATACACTCGCATTCTTAAGATCGCTCAACCACGTCTGGGTGACGCAGGAAAGCAAGCTATTCTCGAATTTGTCGGCGTGAATGACCGCGTCGCACAAGTTAGCCAAAAGCCAGCCTTCGAAGATGGTAGTAACGACGAAGCTGCAAGCGAATCGACGGAATCAGCTCAAGCGACCAGCGAAGAAGCGGCTGATGAGAAGGCCAAAGACGAGTAA
- the rplO gene encoding 50S ribosomal protein L15, producing MRLDEVHQGVTKNKKRRRVGRGPGSGHGKTSGRGHKGQGSRAGWSQHPTFQGGAMPLVRRVPKRGFNNKWGKRVVIVNVGDLENTFQAGDEVSPEILENTPLLGHTFDELKVLGNGELTKKLTVSAHRFSQSAAEKIEKAGGKVVRLLGPTPVEEKKKQAKAKAKD from the coding sequence ATGAGACTAGATGAAGTCCATCAGGGCGTTACAAAAAACAAAAAACGTCGACGCGTTGGTCGTGGACCGGGATCCGGTCACGGTAAAACCAGCGGTCGAGGTCACAAGGGGCAAGGATCTCGTGCCGGTTGGTCGCAACATCCGACCTTTCAGGGCGGAGCCATGCCACTGGTTCGACGAGTCCCCAAACGGGGCTTTAACAACAAGTGGGGCAAACGGGTCGTGATCGTCAACGTCGGAGATCTCGAAAATACCTTCCAGGCTGGCGATGAGGTGTCACCAGAGATTCTGGAAAACACTCCGCTGCTCGGACATACGTTCGATGAACTCAAGGTTCTGGGCAATGGCGAACTGACCAAGAAGCTCACTGTTTCCGCCCATCGCTTTAGCCAATCAGCGGCTGAAAAGATCGAAAAGGCGGGCGGTAAAGTTGTTCGATTGCTCGGGCCGACTCCTGTCGAAGAAAAGAAAAAACAGGCCAAGGCCAAGGCCAAGGATTAG
- a CDS encoding DNA-directed RNA polymerase subunit alpha, which yields MHIRWRGLELPSVVNCDKETLTRTYGKFCAEPFERGFGSTIGNSLRRILLSSLEGSAVTQIKIRGAQHEFTNIPGVLEDVTDIVLNVKSLVVKKFTPETRVITIDKSTAGPITGADVQVDADIDVISQDLVIATLTDNVPFFMEMVVENGRGYVPASEHSTTEHEIGVIPIDAVYSPITRVRYEVEETRVGQKTNYDRLTIEIWSNGSVTPDMAIVEASKILRKHLNPFIQYSQLGDRVHSPNRGTGGTDVVLESKLNMSLAELKLSVRASNCLESEGINSVRDLVQLTEDQLLEVRNFGDTTLNEVRERLTEMGLHLGMRVPANS from the coding sequence ATGCATATTCGGTGGCGTGGTCTGGAATTGCCCAGTGTCGTAAATTGCGACAAAGAAACACTCACTCGCACCTACGGAAAATTTTGTGCCGAGCCATTCGAACGTGGCTTTGGTTCCACGATCGGAAACAGCCTGCGACGCATCTTGCTTTCCAGCTTGGAAGGCAGTGCCGTCACGCAAATCAAGATTCGTGGTGCTCAGCACGAATTCACCAATATTCCGGGCGTCCTCGAAGATGTCACGGATATCGTTCTCAACGTCAAATCGTTAGTGGTGAAAAAGTTCACGCCGGAAACACGTGTCATCACAATCGACAAATCAACAGCCGGTCCCATTACGGGCGCTGATGTGCAAGTAGATGCAGACATCGACGTGATCAGCCAAGATCTCGTGATCGCTACCCTCACCGACAACGTGCCATTCTTCATGGAAATGGTCGTGGAAAATGGTCGCGGCTATGTTCCCGCAAGCGAACACAGCACAACTGAGCATGAAATTGGCGTGATCCCAATCGATGCCGTCTACAGTCCGATCACTCGCGTGCGATATGAAGTCGAAGAAACACGTGTTGGACAGAAGACAAACTACGACCGGCTCACCATCGAGATCTGGAGCAACGGTTCGGTGACTCCCGACATGGCGATTGTCGAGGCATCTAAGATTCTCCGTAAGCACCTGAATCCCTTCATCCAATACTCGCAACTCGGCGACCGCGTTCACTCGCCTAATCGAGGCACGGGTGGGACGGATGTCGTGCTGGAATCGAAGCTGAATATGAGCTTGGCTGAATTAAAACTCTCCGTTCGAGCCAGTAATTGCTTGGAATCTGAGGGAATTAATTCGGTTCGTGACCTCGTACAACTGACTGAAGACCAGTTGCTGGAAGTTCGCAATTTTGGCGATACAACTCTCAACGAAGTGCGTGAACGACTGACCGAGATGGGTTTACATCTTGGCATGCGAGTTCCGGCTAATAGCTAA
- the secY gene encoding preprotein translocase subunit SecY — protein sequence MFEKLRIVFSIPELRQKILLTLFLLAIYRIGWQITLPMINQAAINPTGGEGSGGGLESMIEYAAVFSASNLQQATIFGLGIMPYISASIIFQLLGSVWKPIEELQKEGESGRKKINEYTRYVTVILCLIQSWFYVKLYVMGVNSDGVASLVHPDFMNAAGTNLYFGWQICAVLTMTCGTIFLMWLGEQIDEYGIGNGISLLIMAGILAQMPGAAWSLYSESTKELTGFGTGQHGIETLVVLAFLFVAVVCGVVFITLGQRRIPTQSAKHVRGRRVYGGTRQYLPLRINQAGVMPIIFASSLLMFPQIIFGMLSRFGSVFGDLETAFSSGQFLYSLLYVAMIYFFCYFWTAITFNPKDMADNLKNYGTFIPGYRPGKRTADYLERVMVRITYVGAGFLALVAIIPTMISSSLNVSFMVASFYGGTGLLIAVSVAFDLVQKIDSHLVMRNYPGLLESS from the coding sequence ATGTTTGAAAAGCTGAGAATCGTTTTCTCGATCCCCGAGTTGCGACAAAAGATTCTGCTGACCCTGTTCCTGCTCGCCATCTATCGTATTGGCTGGCAGATCACATTGCCGATGATTAATCAAGCCGCCATTAATCCAACTGGTGGCGAAGGCAGTGGCGGCGGTCTTGAGAGTATGATCGAGTATGCGGCTGTGTTCAGCGCTAGTAATCTCCAACAGGCCACCATCTTTGGCCTAGGCATCATGCCTTATATTTCCGCCTCGATTATCTTCCAATTGCTCGGCAGCGTTTGGAAACCGATCGAAGAGCTGCAAAAAGAAGGTGAATCCGGACGCAAGAAGATCAACGAGTACACGCGCTATGTGACCGTGATCCTTTGCCTGATTCAAAGTTGGTTTTACGTCAAGCTCTATGTCATGGGCGTGAACAGCGATGGCGTCGCCTCCTTAGTTCACCCTGACTTTATGAATGCTGCGGGAACCAATCTCTACTTCGGCTGGCAAATTTGCGCCGTGCTGACGATGACCTGCGGAACAATCTTCTTAATGTGGCTTGGCGAGCAAATCGACGAATATGGTATCGGTAACGGTATCAGCCTGCTCATCATGGCCGGTATTCTGGCTCAAATGCCAGGTGCTGCTTGGAGTCTCTACAGTGAATCGACGAAAGAATTGACCGGATTCGGTACCGGCCAACACGGCATCGAGACGCTCGTAGTCCTCGCCTTCCTGTTCGTCGCTGTCGTGTGTGGCGTCGTATTCATCACACTTGGACAACGTCGAATTCCCACGCAGAGCGCGAAGCACGTTCGCGGTCGTCGCGTCTACGGAGGCACTCGACAGTACCTGCCGCTTCGCATCAATCAGGCCGGTGTGATGCCGATCATCTTCGCCAGCAGTCTCTTGATGTTTCCACAAATCATCTTCGGCATGCTGTCGCGATTCGGCAGTGTGTTCGGTGACTTAGAGACGGCCTTTTCCAGCGGGCAGTTCCTCTACAGCTTGCTGTATGTGGCGATGATTTATTTCTTCTGCTACTTCTGGACGGCAATTACCTTCAACCCCAAGGATATGGCAGATAACCTGAAGAATTACGGCACGTTCATCCCAGGTTATCGACCGGGCAAACGAACGGCAGATTATTTGGAACGGGTCATGGTGCGAATCACCTACGTGGGAGCCGGCTTCCTTGCCTTGGTCGCCATCATTCCAACCATGATTTCCAGCTCCTTAAATGTTTCCTTCATGGTTGCTAGTTTCTACGGAGGCACCGGGTTGCTAATTGCCGTGAGCGTCGCATTTGACTTAGTCCAAAAAATCGACAGTCATTTGGTCATGCGAAACTATCCTGGCTTGCTCGAATCGTCCTAG
- a CDS encoding adenylate kinase, with translation MLVIFVGPPGAGKGTQSKRLVRHLNAVHLSTGDLLRTAIEEESDLGQIAKEFIHHGQFVPCETMIGLIADQLQQTARDRDLLLDGFPRTLHQAEELDRLLVKLGHTIGHVLALDTDREELRRRLLERSFIEGRFDDNPATIRKRLEIYDARTAPLIDYYRKKSLLRAVNGTGSTDEVFCRIQHALLER, from the coding sequence ATGTTGGTCATCTTTGTGGGTCCGCCGGGAGCTGGAAAAGGGACTCAGTCGAAACGGCTCGTTCGACACCTGAACGCCGTGCATCTGTCTACCGGCGACCTGTTGCGAACGGCCATTGAGGAAGAGTCGGACCTGGGCCAAATAGCAAAAGAATTTATCCATCACGGCCAATTCGTACCGTGCGAAACAATGATCGGATTGATCGCCGATCAGCTTCAACAAACAGCTCGAGATCGAGACTTGTTGCTCGATGGCTTCCCCCGCACCCTGCATCAGGCGGAAGAATTAGATCGGTTGTTGGTCAAACTGGGTCACACCATCGGGCACGTTTTGGCGTTGGACACTGACCGAGAGGAATTACGACGACGATTACTCGAACGCTCCTTCATCGAGGGACGGTTCGATGACAATCCTGCCACGATTCGGAAACGACTTGAAATCTACGACGCAAGGACGGCACCGCTAATTGATTACTATCGAAAAAAATCGCTCCTGAGAGCCGTGAACGGTACGGGAAGTACCGACGAAGTCTTCTGCCGTATCCAACACGCCTTGCTGGAAAGGTGA
- a CDS encoding aldose 1-epimerase, whose protein sequence is MKLHVILFCLLTATVARAGTVEVERDPKTNWQVYTLTQAKTTAKVIPEAGCNLFSFCVEDVEYLRVPDELSRVPGVGFGTPILYPTPNRVRGAQFSFQGRRFRFPPNSAGNFIHGLVHSVPWRVTGSSVNDEQATLNAELVFDAKMKGFDKFPLRHRIGLSITVASGSVRWVYSVDNSEGTTPVPFGFALHPYFLYQGDRAKTFLTVPATHWMKSEKRLPLGELVPLGQTPFDLRKPISFGQLKLDDVFFGMQPDKPVVVEFRDMKRRLVLESDEAFTHLVVYTPNQPFFCVENQTCSTDAHNLASAGKNREAHLQICPPGQVRKGWVRFVVETN, encoded by the coding sequence ATGAAGCTTCATGTGATTCTTTTTTGTTTGCTGACTGCTACGGTTGCTCGTGCTGGGACAGTTGAAGTTGAGCGAGACCCGAAAACCAATTGGCAGGTTTATACGCTGACTCAGGCAAAGACGACCGCGAAAGTGATTCCCGAAGCTGGCTGCAATCTGTTTTCATTTTGCGTGGAGGATGTGGAATATTTGCGTGTACCTGATGAATTGAGTCGGGTTCCAGGCGTTGGATTTGGAACTCCGATTCTTTATCCGACTCCGAACCGAGTGCGCGGTGCTCAATTCAGTTTTCAGGGACGAAGATTTCGTTTTCCGCCCAACTCGGCGGGAAACTTCATTCATGGATTGGTGCACAGCGTTCCTTGGCGCGTCACAGGCTCGTCGGTTAATGACGAGCAGGCGACACTGAATGCTGAATTGGTGTTCGATGCAAAAATGAAAGGATTCGACAAATTTCCACTTCGCCATCGCATCGGTTTGTCGATCACGGTTGCCTCAGGTTCGGTTCGTTGGGTGTATTCGGTTGACAATTCTGAAGGAACGACGCCCGTGCCGTTTGGTTTTGCCCTGCATCCATATTTTCTCTATCAGGGTGATCGTGCTAAAACATTTTTGACGGTGCCAGCGACTCATTGGATGAAATCCGAAAAGCGACTGCCTTTAGGTGAGTTGGTTCCACTCGGACAAACTCCGTTCGATCTGCGAAAGCCGATTTCGTTTGGCCAACTGAAACTGGATGACGTGTTCTTTGGGATGCAACCTGATAAGCCTGTGGTTGTTGAGTTCCGCGATATGAAACGTCGATTGGTGTTGGAAAGTGATGAGGCATTTACTCACCTCGTCGTCTACACGCCGAATCAACCCTTCTTTTGTGTTGAAAATCAAACTTGTTCTACGGACGCCCACAATCTTGCTAGTGCAGGAAAAAACCGGGAGGCTCACTTGCAGATTTGTCCGCCCGGCCAAGTGAGAAAGGGTTGGGTTCGCTTTGTGGTCGAGACGAATTGA
- the rpsK gene encoding 30S ribosomal protein S11 — translation MAKSKKRRARRNVTVAVAFIKSTFNNTTVTITDTKGDTLCWASAGTCGFKGSRKSTPFAGQCAAQQAAEKAIKFGVKDIDVRVKGPGSGRESAITALQSAGLNVKSMEDCTPIPHNGCRPPKKRRV, via the coding sequence GTGGCAAAGAGCAAGAAGCGTCGAGCGCGTCGCAACGTTACGGTCGCAGTCGCATTTATCAAATCAACGTTCAACAACACAACAGTGACGATCACCGATACCAAGGGCGATACACTGTGTTGGGCAAGTGCCGGTACATGTGGTTTCAAGGGAAGCCGCAAGAGCACTCCGTTTGCCGGACAGTGTGCTGCACAGCAAGCAGCGGAAAAAGCAATTAAGTTTGGCGTGAAGGACATTGATGTTCGAGTAAAGGGGCCCGGCTCTGGACGTGAAAGTGCCATTACCGCTCTCCAATCGGCTGGCCTCAACGTCAAGTCGATGGAAGATTGTACTCCCATCCCTCACAATGGCTGCCGCCCACCCAAGAAGCGTCGAGTCTAA